A window from Arcobacter sp. CECT 8983 encodes these proteins:
- a CDS encoding CCA tRNA nucleotidyltransferase produces the protein MYSNIKNNLPSILIDILKNLQEVGAKPILVGGCVRDSLLNIPNKDFDIELFNIDTLDEVQTVLEKYGTVKQVGKSFGVLILSVDSYDFDFALARLEKKVGHGHRDFEVTTNSNLSFQEASLRRDFTINSIGYDYFEDKYLDPNSGLKDLENRVLRHIKDETFVEDPLRVYRAIQFVARYELKIDEKTFSLCKDMVEADELKYLPKERVYEEFKKLFLKADKPSLGFNLLKDLGILKHFPELEALDGCIQDKEYHPEGDVWIHTLMTLDEMVKYKTGDEYRDLYLFYALLCHDLGKPLCTQTTDEGRVTSHKHEALGVEPTISFLSRLTDEKKFIEKIIPLVKNHLAPFQLYKAESSLKAVKRLSLKCSIEDLCIVCLADCKGRTIPDKDKCDKAISWVLEQARKMNISQEGLKPLVQGRDLISLGMKPSKEFKEILEFALNLQIDENLEKEEIIKTIKEKFMA, from the coding sequence ATGTATTCAAACATAAAAAATAATCTACCATCAATATTAATTGATATACTAAAAAACTTACAAGAAGTAGGTGCTAAACCTATTCTTGTAGGCGGTTGCGTAAGAGACTCTCTTTTAAATATTCCCAATAAAGATTTTGATATTGAACTTTTTAATATTGACACTTTAGATGAAGTTCAAACTGTTTTAGAAAAATATGGAACAGTAAAACAAGTTGGAAAATCTTTTGGGGTACTTATTTTAAGTGTTGATAGCTATGATTTTGATTTTGCCCTTGCACGATTAGAAAAAAAAGTAGGACATGGGCATAGAGATTTTGAAGTAACTACAAACTCTAACTTAAGTTTTCAAGAAGCGAGTTTAAGAAGAGACTTTACTATTAACTCAATTGGTTATGACTATTTTGAAGATAAATATTTAGACCCAAATAGCGGGCTAAAAGATTTAGAAAATAGAGTTTTACGACATATAAAAGATGAAACCTTTGTAGAAGATCCTTTAAGGGTTTATAGAGCAATACAATTTGTAGCTAGATATGAACTAAAAATAGATGAAAAAACTTTTTCTTTATGTAAAGATATGGTAGAAGCTGATGAGTTAAAGTATCTACCTAAAGAAAGAGTTTATGAAGAGTTTAAAAAGCTATTTTTAAAAGCAGATAAGCCATCACTTGGATTTAATCTTTTAAAAGATTTAGGTATTTTAAAACACTTTCCTGAACTTGAAGCCTTAGATGGTTGTATTCAAGACAAAGAGTATCATCCTGAAGGTGATGTTTGGATTCATACTTTAATGACACTTGATGAGATGGTTAAGTATAAAACTGGTGATGAGTATAGAGACCTATATTTATTTTATGCACTTTTATGCCATGATTTAGGAAAGCCCCTTTGTACCCAAACTACAGATGAAGGAAGAGTAACTTCCCATAAACATGAAGCTTTAGGAGTAGAACCTACTATTAGTTTCTTAAGTAGATTAACTGATGAGAAAAAGTTTATAGAAAAAATAATTCCTTTAGTAAAAAATCACCTTGCACCTTTTCAATTATATAAAGCAGAATCAAGCCTAAAAGCAGTAAAAAGACTATCTTTAAAATGTTCTATTGAAGACCTTTGTATAGTTTGCCTTGCAGATTGCAAAGGAAGGACAATCCCTGATAAAGATAAGTGTGATAAAGCTATCTCTTGGGTATTAGAACAAGCAAGAAAGATGAATATCTCCCAAGAAGGATTAAAGCCTTTAGTTCAAGGAAGAGATTTAATCTCTCTTGGCATGAAACCAAGTAAAGAGTTTAAAGAGATTTTAGAGTTTGCATTAAATCTTCAAATAGATGAAAACTTAGAAAAAGAAGAGATAATAAAGACCATAAAAGAAAAATTTATGGCCTAA
- a CDS encoding mechanosensitive ion channel family protein produces the protein MEDSVQAVSDMVGLYALNIATAIIIFIVGKFIARKVTDFFVRVMNRKQSVDQTLLSFLDDIVYYVLMVVVILTSLKQLGIDTTSFFAILGAAGLAIGLALKDSLGNFASGVMIIFFKPFKVGDFVEAGGTAGTIVEVGIFNTEFKTPDNQKIIVPNGAITGGNIKNVNAHDTRRVDLLVGIGYDDDIKKAKETLTKIVEADERVLQDKGITVAVSELADSSVNFVVRAWVNTPDYWAVKFDLTENVKLTFDKEGISIPYPQTDVHVFKHKK, from the coding sequence ATGGAAGATAGTGTACAAGCTGTTTCAGATATGGTTGGATTATATGCATTAAATATTGCAACTGCAATAATTATTTTTATTGTTGGTAAATTTATTGCTAGAAAGGTTACTGACTTCTTTGTAAGAGTAATGAATAGAAAACAGAGTGTTGACCAAACACTTCTTTCTTTTTTAGACGACATTGTTTATTATGTTTTAATGGTTGTTGTTATTTTAACTTCTTTAAAGCAGTTAGGAATAGATACAACTTCATTCTTTGCAATCTTAGGTGCTGCTGGTCTTGCTATTGGTTTAGCTCTTAAAGATTCTTTAGGTAACTTTGCTTCTGGTGTTATGATTATCTTCTTTAAACCTTTTAAAGTAGGGGATTTTGTAGAAGCTGGTGGAACTGCTGGTACTATTGTTGAAGTTGGTATTTTTAATACTGAATTTAAAACTCCAGATAATCAAAAAATTATTGTACCAAATGGAGCAATTACAGGTGGAAATATCAAAAATGTAAATGCCCATGATACAAGAAGAGTAGATTTACTTGTTGGTATTGGTTATGATGATGATATTAAAAAAGCAAAAGAGACTTTAACAAAAATAGTTGAAGCTGATGAGAGAGTTTTACAAGATAAAGGTATTACTGTTGCAGTTTCAGAATTAGCAGATTCATCAGTTAATTTTGTAGTTAGAGCTTGGGTAAATACTCCTGATTATTGGGCTGTAAAGTTTGACTTAACAGAAAATGTAAAACTTACATTTGATAAAGAGGGTATTTCTATTCCATATCCTCAAACAGATGTACATGTATTCAAACATAAAAAATAA
- a CDS encoding proline--tRNA ligase, with the protein MKFSQMFMPTTKETPNDATLASHQYLIRGGFITQTGSGLYNFLPLGKIVLDKIRAVVKEEMDNTGANELLMSFVTPLELWEQSGRATAMGPELLKFKDRKGAGFVLSPTNEETVVDIVKNRITSYKDLPINLYHINTKFRDEARPRFGLMRGREFLMKDAYSFHDTHEDLVREFHVMEDAYKKIYERLGLEYRVVAADSGAIGGSGSKEFMILADSGEDTIVVCPDCEYGANIEAATRAKRVVPNWQETTNSPIVQEKVLTEGMKTIEDVSNFLSTSKSQSIKAVMKKAIYEESSEIVVFFVRGNDELEETKACNAVDALELVDASEEEIKEVGLVAGYCGPFGLPENINFVVDEEIKDEVGLVCGANEEDYHFTGTDLSTLKDVKYFDLVAVQEGDKCSSCGGELQYTKGIEAGHIFQLGTKYSEAMDATFLDKNGKKQPFIMGCYGIGVSRLVAAVIEQNHDEKGAIWTKETAPFLVDIIVSNAKKEDELEAGLKIYEDLKSLGVETIIDDRKKERFGFKMSDFELIGFPYAVVVGKKLQDGLVEIIDRKTLEKEEVEVSRVSQILFEKIK; encoded by the coding sequence ATGAAATTTTCTCAAATGTTTATGCCAACTACAAAAGAAACACCAAATGATGCAACTTTAGCATCTCATCAATATCTAATAAGAGGTGGTTTTATAACTCAAACTGGTTCTGGTTTATATAATTTTTTACCCCTTGGGAAAATTGTATTAGATAAAATTAGAGCAGTAGTTAAAGAAGAGATGGATAATACTGGGGCTAATGAACTTTTAATGAGTTTTGTTACACCTTTAGAACTTTGGGAGCAATCTGGGCGTGCAACTGCTATGGGGCCTGAATTATTAAAGTTTAAAGATAGAAAAGGTGCAGGATTTGTATTAAGTCCAACAAATGAAGAGACTGTAGTTGATATTGTTAAAAATAGAATTACATCATATAAAGATTTACCAATAAACTTATATCACATAAATACAAAGTTTAGGGATGAAGCAAGACCTAGATTTGGACTTATGAGAGGTAGAGAGTTTTTGATGAAAGATGCTTACTCTTTCCATGATACACATGAAGATTTAGTTAGAGAATTCCATGTTATGGAAGATGCATATAAAAAGATTTATGAAAGATTAGGTTTAGAGTATAGAGTTGTTGCTGCTGATAGTGGTGCTATTGGTGGAAGTGGTTCTAAAGAGTTTATGATACTTGCTGATAGTGGTGAAGATACTATTGTTGTATGTCCTGATTGTGAGTATGGAGCAAATATTGAAGCCGCAACTAGAGCTAAAAGAGTTGTTCCAAATTGGCAAGAAACTACAAATAGTCCAATTGTACAAGAGAAAGTTTTAACTGAAGGTATGAAGACTATTGAAGATGTATCAAACTTCTTAAGTACTTCAAAGTCTCAATCAATTAAAGCAGTTATGAAAAAAGCTATCTATGAAGAAAGTTCTGAAATAGTTGTTTTCTTTGTAAGAGGAAATGATGAGTTAGAAGAAACAAAAGCTTGTAATGCGGTTGATGCTTTAGAATTAGTAGATGCTTCAGAAGAAGAGATTAAAGAAGTTGGATTAGTAGCTGGATATTGTGGACCATTTGGATTACCTGAAAATATTAACTTCGTTGTAGATGAAGAGATAAAAGATGAAGTTGGATTAGTTTGTGGAGCAAATGAAGAAGATTATCACTTTACAGGAACTGATTTATCAACTTTAAAAGATGTAAAATATTTTGATTTAGTTGCAGTACAAGAAGGAGATAAATGCTCTTCTTGTGGAGGCGAATTACAATACACAAAAGGTATTGAAGCAGGTCATATTTTCCAACTTGGAACAAAATATTCTGAAGCAATGGATGCAACTTTCCTAGATAAAAATGGAAAAAAACAACCATTTATTATGGGATGTTATGGAATAGGAGTTTCAAGATTAGTAGCAGCTGTAATTGAACAAAATCATGATGAAAAAGGTGCAATCTGGACAAAAGAAACTGCACCATTTTTAGTAGATATTATTGTTTCTAATGCTAAAAAAGAAGATGAGCTTGAAGCTGGTTTAAAAATCTATGAAGATTTAAAATCTTTAGGTGTTGAGACAATTATTGATGATAGAAAAAAAGAGAGATTTGGTTTCAAAATGTCTGACTTTGAACTTATAGGGTTCCCTTATGCAGTAGTAGTTGGTAAAAAATTACAAGATGGGTTAGTAGAGATTATTGATAGAAAAACTTTAGAAAAAGAAGAAGTGGAAGTATCAAGAGTTTCTCAAATTCTTTTTGAAAAAATTAAATAA
- the hemA gene encoding glutamyl-tRNA reductase: MSYLCISFSHKNTDIQTREKLAFPNEENKDRFLKQVLNDSNIEEAILLSTCNRVEIISATGNSKLAAKFIIEKLANYSGIEFENLFDRADIYEHDGAIHHLFSVASALDSLVIGETQIVGQLKDAFRFSLSKRYCDQNLPRALHYSFKCAAAVRNATSLGTGSVSVASTAVAKAKEIIGDTSGVKALVIGAGEMSELTIKHLLSSGFDVILTSRDIKKATMLADSFEQHIEVEEYSTLETMLNHIPVMITATAAPYPIITQEMVNECPFDRYWFDIAVPRDIDDIESPNLDIYSVDDLQDIVDENMTLRAKQAKTAYSIVNKMSMEFFEWLKSLEVEPVIKHMYTKGDEVIDKKIKNAIKKGFIKEEDQENIKKLCQTVLTEYLHEPSTRLKGISKDSQCDVVVGTVQSIFGLKDTNFLNKCEHAVKNNE, translated from the coding sequence ATGAGTTATTTATGTATTAGTTTCTCTCATAAAAATACTGATATTCAAACAAGAGAGAAGTTAGCCTTTCCTAATGAAGAAAATAAAGATAGATTTTTAAAGCAAGTATTAAATGATAGCAATATTGAAGAAGCTATTTTACTTTCTACCTGTAATAGAGTAGAGATTATTTCAGCTACAGGAAACTCTAAACTTGCTGCTAAATTTATTATAGAAAAACTTGCCAACTATTCTGGGATTGAGTTTGAGAATCTTTTTGATAGAGCAGATATTTATGAACATGATGGTGCAATTCACCACCTTTTTTCAGTGGCTTCTGCTTTAGATTCATTGGTTATTGGGGAAACACAAATTGTAGGTCAGTTAAAAGATGCTTTTAGATTTTCTTTATCAAAAAGATATTGTGATCAAAACCTTCCGCGAGCACTTCACTATTCTTTCAAATGTGCAGCAGCAGTAAGAAATGCTACAAGTTTAGGAACTGGTTCTGTTTCTGTAGCTTCAACAGCAGTTGCAAAAGCAAAAGAGATTATAGGTGATACAAGTGGTGTAAAAGCACTTGTAATTGGAGCAGGTGAGATGAGTGAACTTACAATTAAGCACTTATTATCTTCAGGCTTTGATGTTATTTTAACAAGTAGAGATATTAAAAAAGCCACTATGTTAGCAGATAGTTTTGAACAGCATATTGAAGTTGAAGAGTATTCTACTTTAGAGACTATGTTAAATCATATCCCTGTTATGATAACTGCAACAGCAGCACCATATCCCATTATTACACAAGAAATGGTAAATGAATGTCCTTTTGATAGATATTGGTTTGATATTGCAGTACCAAGAGATATTGATGATATTGAGTCACCAAATCTAGATATCTATTCAGTTGATGATTTACAAGATATTGTTGATGAAAATATGACTTTAAGAGCAAAACAAGCAAAAACGGCATATTCAATTGTAAATAAGATGTCTATGGAGTTTTTCGAATGGCTTAAATCTCTTGAAGTAGAACCTGTAATAAAACACATGTACACAAAAGGTGATGAAGTAATAGATAAAAAAATCAAAAATGCAATCAAAAAAGGTTTTATAAAAGAAGAAGACCAAGAAAACATTAAAAAACTTTGTCAAACAGTTTTAACAGAATATTTACATGAACCATCAACTAGATTAAAAGGAATATCAAAAGATAGTCAATGTGATGTTGTTGTAGGAACAGTTCAATCAATTTTTGGACTAAAAGATACAAACTTTTTAAATAAATGCGAACACGCAGTAAAAAATAATGAATAG
- a CDS encoding polyprenyl synthetase family protein, whose translation MEELQEVKNKIRSFIEECNDEKSLELLEKLATGKMLRSKLILKIAGINEESIKLCAVVEMIHAASLLHDDVIDEADTRRGKPSINALYDNKTSIMFGDVLYSKAFTELSQMNKEVAYNVSNAVTLLSIGEMLDVNLTNEFNSSYDKYLDMIYKKTASLIEASAKSAAILAGLDKEKYALYGKNLGLAFQMIDDILDITQDSETLGKPAMLDFVEGKVTIPYLLLHERLEDKTKLESLYKKELSKEESSWIKEQMIKTNVLKDSITKAKELGLEAIEAVKSENNESLVQIMSAMIEREF comes from the coding sequence GTGGAAGAGTTACAAGAAGTTAAAAACAAAATAAGAAGTTTCATTGAAGAGTGTAATGATGAAAAGAGTTTAGAGTTATTAGAAAAGCTTGCAACAGGAAAGATGTTAAGGTCTAAACTTATTTTAAAGATTGCAGGAATAAATGAGGAATCAATCAAATTATGTGCAGTAGTTGAGATGATTCATGCAGCATCACTTTTACATGATGATGTTATTGATGAAGCTGATACTAGAAGAGGTAAACCTTCAATCAATGCTTTATATGATAATAAAACTTCAATTATGTTTGGAGATGTTTTATATTCAAAAGCTTTTACTGAACTTTCTCAAATGAACAAAGAAGTAGCATACAATGTTTCTAATGCAGTTACTCTTTTAAGTATAGGAGAGATGTTAGATGTAAACTTAACAAATGAGTTTAACTCTTCATATGATAAGTATCTTGATATGATTTATAAAAAGACTGCATCATTAATAGAAGCAAGTGCAAAATCTGCTGCTATTTTAGCTGGACTTGATAAAGAGAAATATGCACTTTATGGTAAAAATCTTGGACTTGCTTTTCAAATGATTGATGATATTTTAGATATTACTCAAGATAGTGAAACTTTAGGAAAACCTGCAATGCTTGATTTTGTTGAAGGTAAAGTAACTATTCCATACTTACTACTTCATGAAAGATTAGAAGATAAAACAAAATTAGAAAGTTTATACAAAAAAGAGTTATCAAAAGAAGAAAGCTCTTGGATAAAAGAACAAATGATAAAAACAAATGTACTTAAAGATTCTATAACAAAAGCAAAAGAGCTTGGACTTGAAGCAATTGAAGCAGTTAAAAGTGAAAACAATGAGTCTTTAGTTCAAATTATGAGTGCAATGATTGAAAGAGAGTTTTAA
- a CDS encoding DUF2018 family protein, whose product MEKNWLLEDEDDIFTGTPKSKYFDVTRQASKEVVEDEFDKLLEKVAVMEKLLTEIKGEDFDINNEVKTQVLTNSAEIEKMKKGLYLELTGDIICRLDS is encoded by the coding sequence ATGGAAAAAAACTGGCTTTTAGAAGATGAAGATGATATCTTCACAGGAACACCAAAATCTAAATATTTTGATGTAACAAGACAAGCAAGTAAAGAGGTTGTTGAAGATGAGTTTGACAAACTTCTAGAAAAAGTTGCTGTTATGGAAAAACTTTTAACAGAGATTAAAGGTGAAGATTTTGATATCAATAATGAAGTTAAAACACAAGTTTTAACAAACAGCGCAGAGATTGAAAAAATGAAAAAAGGTCTGTATTTAGAACTTACAGGCGATATTATTTGTAGATTAGATTCATAA